From a single Lewinella sp. LCG006 genomic region:
- a CDS encoding mechanosensitive ion channel family protein: MQNWMQQFNNSFNNLSEKLQGWINNIIVAVPNLILAAVVLAIGIFLARYVNKYVQKIIRRFSHHRSVNSLISSIVTTIFVLMVIMVVLSILQLDTALQSLLAGAGVVGLAIGLALQDPIVNLFSGIMMSTKSSFNLGDLVESNDFFGTIKNINLRSTVIETLQGQEVVIPNKITYQNPFKNYSTNNRRRIDLSCGVSYGDDLEKVRSLAIKTIEQTVAIKENTEVELFFNEFGSSSINFTLRFWINDYRQKAYLQAQSNAIIAIKKAFDENDIMIPFPIRTLDFGIKGGEKLAEAFPQNLLASTNKTPAREVIHPQNS, translated from the coding sequence ATGCAGAACTGGATGCAACAATTCAATAACTCTTTCAATAATTTAAGTGAAAAACTTCAAGGCTGGATCAACAATATCATTGTCGCTGTGCCTAACCTTATTCTGGCTGCTGTAGTACTGGCTATTGGCATATTTCTCGCGCGCTACGTAAACAAATATGTGCAAAAAATCATCCGTCGTTTTTCTCACCATCGCTCCGTCAACAGCTTAATTTCGAGCATCGTCACCACTATTTTTGTCTTAATGGTCATCATGGTAGTGTTGAGTATTTTACAATTAGACACCGCGCTTCAATCCTTGCTAGCGGGTGCAGGAGTGGTAGGACTCGCCATCGGCTTGGCTTTACAAGACCCCATTGTCAATCTGTTTTCCGGAATCATGATGTCCACAAAAAGTTCATTTAATCTGGGCGACTTGGTAGAAAGCAACGATTTTTTTGGAACCATCAAAAACATCAACCTACGTTCAACGGTCATCGAAACCCTTCAGGGGCAAGAAGTGGTCATCCCTAATAAAATCACCTACCAAAATCCTTTCAAAAATTACAGCACCAACAATCGGCGTCGCATAGATCTAAGCTGTGGCGTGTCCTATGGAGATGACCTGGAAAAAGTCCGTAGTCTTGCTATTAAGACCATCGAGCAGACCGTTGCCATTAAGGAAAACACCGAAGTAGAGCTCTTCTTCAACGAATTTGGTAGTAGTTCTATCAATTTCACCCTAAGGTTTTGGATCAATGACTATCGGCAAAAAGCCTATTTGCAGGCCCAAAGCAATGCCATTATTGCCATCAAGAAAGCCTTTGATGAAAATGATATCATGATTCCATTCCCCATCAGAACCCTGGATTTTGGAATCAAGGGTGGCGAAAAACTGGCTGAAGCATTCCCACAAAACTTACTAGCAAGTACCAACAAGACACCTGCTAGGGAAGTGATCCATCCACAAAATTCATAG
- a CDS encoding AI-2E family transporter, which yields MNQSTFSILRFAAFLLSIILFGYLLIIGKSIIVPLIFASFLAFLLKPLAMWFEKHLGNRMWSAILSIFSMISVVFVVILAFGMQLGQIIGDFDSISKKLNQGLQQGFRLVGNLMGMRGDQVENWLTENLSSWADVPTQILTSGLGSSAYVLGSVLLCLLFVFFLLLYRTSFYQFLLYQFDEEDRKKGGLMMRKVVKITKEYLNGLLLVIVILASLNSLGLYLIGIKLALFWGVLGAFLAIIPFIGTTLGGLLPAIYALANYGLSWQPLAVVIFYIIVQSIEGNIITPKIVGKSVRLNPFVAILALLIGGALWGIAGMILALPMMAVIKIFMANVELLEPVSELFRDDLYQREHIFQEKYDEDRYRILNYFRREK from the coding sequence ATGAATCAATCCACTTTTAGCATCCTGCGTTTCGCAGCTTTTTTGCTTAGCATTATCCTCTTTGGCTATCTGCTTATCATTGGAAAGTCGATCATTGTACCCTTAATCTTCGCTAGTTTCCTAGCCTTCCTGCTCAAGCCACTCGCTATGTGGTTTGAAAAGCACTTGGGCAATCGTATGTGGTCTGCTATTTTGAGCATTTTCTCCATGATTTCGGTGGTGTTTGTGGTGATTCTCGCTTTTGGTATGCAGTTAGGTCAAATCATTGGAGATTTTGACAGTATCAGTAAAAAGCTAAACCAAGGCCTACAACAAGGCTTTCGACTAGTGGGCAACTTGATGGGTATGCGCGGAGACCAAGTGGAAAACTGGCTTACTGAAAATCTTTCCAGTTGGGCCGACGTCCCTACCCAAATTCTCACCTCCGGCTTAGGCTCCTCCGCTTATGTACTGGGCTCTGTTTTATTATGCTTGCTTTTTGTTTTTTTCCTCTTGCTCTATCGAACTTCGTTTTATCAGTTTCTCCTTTACCAGTTCGACGAAGAAGATCGCAAAAAAGGTGGTTTGATGATGCGTAAAGTGGTGAAAATCACCAAAGAGTATCTCAATGGACTACTACTGGTGATTGTTATTTTAGCGAGTCTCAATTCTTTGGGCTTATACCTCATTGGTATTAAGTTGGCCTTGTTTTGGGGAGTGTTGGGTGCTTTTTTAGCGATCATTCCCTTTATCGGTACTACGTTAGGAGGCTTATTACCAGCGATCTACGCCTTGGCCAATTACGGATTAAGTTGGCAACCCTTGGCCGTTGTTATTTTCTACATCATCGTGCAAAGCATCGAAGGAAATATTATCACCCCCAAGATTGTGGGTAAAAGTGTACGCCTTAACCCATTCGTGGCTATTCTCGCCTTATTGATTGGTGGCGCATTGTGGGGAATTGCAGGAATGATTCTGGCACTCCCAATGATGGCTGTCATAAAAATATTCATGGCCAATGTAGAACTCCTTGAACCCGTAAGTGAACTTTTCCGGGATGACCTGTACCAAAGAGAGCATATTTTTCAAGAGAAATACGATGAAGATCGTTACCGCATCTTAAATTATTTCCGTCGAGAAAAATAA